In a genomic window of Comamonadaceae bacterium OTU4NAUVB1:
- a CDS encoding KpsF/GutQ family sugar-phosphate isomerase, giving the protein MTSRPVPATAPPDPETLLARARATFDIEADAVRGLKSRIGAGFVEAVGRILAVRGRVVVMGMGKSGHVGRKIAATLASTGTPAMFVHPAEASHGDLGMIQAVDLVIAISNSGESNELAAILPVVKRQGVPLIAITGGADSMLARHADVVLDSGVEKEACPLNLAPTASTTAQMAMGDALAVALLDARGFGAEDFARSHPGGALGRKLLTLVGDLMRTGDEVPRIAPGATFSVLMREMSAKGLGAAAVVSDEGRALGIFTDGDLRRLVETGADLRALTAAEVMHRDPRTVRADALGVEAAELMEQHRVNSLLVVDADGRLAGALTINDLMRAKVI; this is encoded by the coding sequence ATGACTTCCCGCCCCGTTCCGGCCACCGCGCCGCCCGATCCCGAGACCCTGCTCGCCCGCGCGCGGGCGACCTTCGACATCGAGGCGGACGCCGTGCGGGGTCTGAAGTCGCGCATCGGCGCGGGCTTCGTCGAGGCGGTGGGCCGCATCCTCGCGGTGCGCGGCCGGGTGGTCGTGATGGGCATGGGCAAGAGCGGCCACGTCGGGCGCAAGATCGCCGCCACCCTGGCCTCGACCGGCACGCCGGCGATGTTCGTCCACCCGGCCGAGGCCAGCCACGGCGACCTCGGCATGATCCAGGCGGTCGACTTGGTGATCGCCATCTCCAACAGCGGCGAGAGCAACGAGCTCGCCGCCATCCTGCCGGTGGTCAAGCGCCAGGGCGTGCCGCTGATCGCCATCACCGGCGGCGCCGATTCCATGCTCGCGCGCCACGCCGACGTCGTGCTCGACAGCGGCGTCGAGAAGGAAGCCTGCCCGCTCAACCTCGCCCCGACCGCCAGCACCACCGCGCAGATGGCCATGGGCGACGCGCTGGCCGTCGCGCTGCTGGACGCGCGCGGCTTCGGCGCCGAGGATTTCGCGCGCTCGCATCCCGGCGGCGCCCTCGGGCGCAAGCTGCTCACGCTGGTGGGCGACCTCATGCGCACGGGCGACGAGGTGCCGCGCATCGCCCCCGGCGCCACCTTCAGCGTCCTGATGCGCGAGATGAGCGCCAAGGGCCTGGGCGCCGCGGCCGTCGTCTCGGACGAGGGCCGGGCGCTGGGCATCTTCACCGACGGCGACCTGCGCCGGCTGGTGGAAACCGGCGCCGACCTGCGCGCGCTGACCGCCGCCGAGGTCATGCACCGCGACCCGCGCACCGTGCGCGCCGACGCGCTGGGGGTGGAGGCGGCCGAACTCATGGAGCAGCACCGCGTCAACAGCCTGCTGGTGGTGGATGCCGACGGCCGTCTGGCCGGCGCGCTGACCATCAACGACCTGATGCGCGCGAAGGTCATCTGA
- a CDS encoding HAD hydrolase family protein, with protein MPAISFPPETLLVAQDVRIAFFDIDGVLTDGGVFFSEHGETLKRFSILDGYGLKLLRTAGIVPAVITGRDSKPLRVRLAALGIEHVRYGTEDKLPAAEAMLAQLGFGWGEAAAIGDDWPDLPVLGRVAFAAAPANAHAEVRAIAHHVTTARGGEGAAREFCDLLLTAGGHYRRLLDAARGPVA; from the coding sequence ATGCCCGCGATCTCCTTTCCTCCCGAGACCCTGCTCGTCGCGCAGGACGTGCGCATCGCCTTCTTCGACATCGACGGCGTCCTCACCGACGGGGGCGTGTTCTTCAGCGAGCACGGCGAGACGCTCAAGCGCTTCAGCATCCTCGACGGCTACGGCCTGAAGCTGCTGCGAACAGCCGGCATCGTGCCGGCGGTGATCACCGGGCGCGACTCCAAGCCGCTGCGCGTGCGCCTCGCCGCCCTGGGCATCGAGCACGTGCGCTACGGCACCGAGGACAAGCTGCCCGCGGCCGAGGCCATGCTGGCGCAACTGGGCTTCGGCTGGGGCGAGGCGGCCGCCATCGGCGACGACTGGCCCGACCTGCCGGTGCTGGGCCGCGTCGCCTTCGCCGCCGCGCCGGCCAACGCGCACGCCGAGGTGCGCGCCATCGCGCACCACGTGACCACCGCGCGCGGCGGCGAAGGCGCGGCGCGCGAGTTCTGCGACCTGCTGCTGACCGCCGGCGGCCACTACCGGCGACTGCTCGACGCGGCGCGCGGCCCGGTCGCATGA
- a CDS encoding ion transporter, producing MLLSPPADPASGSHPAVEDVTRVEERFGKPSGGWRLALYAVIFESETRAGRAFDLSLIAVILLSVAVVVLDSVQAIHVRWGPVFGVMEWGFTLVFTIEYVARLACLRRPWRYARSFYGVIDLLALLPTFIAILVPGLAVLIDVRILRLLRVFRIFKMSRYAQEYRTLATALAASRRKIMVFVGFVMMVVLVMGTLMYVVEGPEHGFTSIPVAVYWAVSTMTTVGFGDLVPKTGLGRAIASAMMLLGWGVLAVPTGIVSAEMVRHGREAGGVGEAPSGTAATPDRTEASGAVACAACGSGAHAADARFCRRCGAALPPR from the coding sequence ATGCTCTTATCGCCGCCCGCCGATCCCGCTTCCGGCTCCCACCCCGCCGTGGAGGACGTGACCCGCGTCGAGGAGCGCTTCGGCAAGCCCTCGGGCGGCTGGCGGCTGGCCCTCTACGCGGTGATCTTCGAGTCGGAGACGCGCGCCGGGCGCGCCTTCGACCTGTCGCTGATCGCGGTCATCCTGCTGAGCGTGGCGGTGGTGGTGCTCGACAGCGTGCAGGCCATCCACGTGCGCTGGGGCCCGGTCTTCGGCGTCATGGAGTGGGGCTTCACGCTCGTCTTCACCATCGAGTACGTGGCGCGCCTGGCCTGCCTGCGCCGCCCGTGGCGCTATGCGCGCAGCTTCTACGGCGTGATCGACCTGCTGGCGCTGCTGCCGACCTTCATCGCCATCCTGGTGCCGGGCCTGGCGGTGCTGATCGACGTGCGGATCCTGCGGCTGCTGCGGGTGTTCCGCATCTTCAAGATGTCGCGCTATGCCCAGGAATACCGCACGCTGGCCACGGCGCTGGCGGCGAGCCGGCGCAAGATCATGGTCTTCGTCGGCTTCGTGATGATGGTGGTGCTGGTGATGGGCACGCTGATGTACGTCGTGGAAGGGCCGGAGCACGGCTTCACCAGCATCCCGGTGGCGGTGTACTGGGCGGTCTCGACCATGACCACGGTCGGCTTCGGCGACCTGGTGCCCAAGACCGGCCTCGGCCGCGCGATCGCCTCGGCCATGATGCTGCTGGGCTGGGGCGTGCTGGCGGTGCCGACGGGCATCGTGTCGGCCGAGATGGTCAGGCACGGGCGGGAGGCCGGCGGTGTCGGCGAGGCGCCATCCGGCACGGCCGCGACGCCGGACCGCACGGAAGCGTCCGGCGCCGTCGCATGCGCCGCCTGCGGCAGCGGGGCGCACGCGGCCGACGCGCGGTTCTGCCGGCGCTGCGGCGCCGCCCTGCCGCCGCGCTGA
- a CDS encoding M20 family metallopeptidase produces MNAPLHREMPAGLLDAGRALSDVTARWDGDIVRQITDYIAIPAKSPGFDKDWATHGHIDTVLRNAAAWVEAQKVEGLTLEVVRLEGRTPVLFFEIAATGTPMTDTVLMYGHLDKQPEFTGWRSDLGPWTPKYEDGKLYGRGGADDGYAVYASIAAVQALKAQGAAHPRIVGLIETCEESGSYDLLPYVNALRDRLGEVGLVICLDSGAGNYDQLWLTTSLRGMAGGLLKVEVLTEGVHSGDASGLVPSSFRIMRQVLDRLEDSATGRLLPASFHCEVPPDRLAQARVTAAILGDEIHKRFPWAHYDCEGSTAFTLPTTTDPVEGLLNRTWKPTLSVTGADGFPALKDAGNVLRPYTAFKLSLRLPPLVDAGQAVQELKTLLEDNAPYRAKVTFEGGGGATGWNAPTITPWFERALDAASLAHFGAPCGYIGQGGTIPLMNMLSEGFPKAQMMVCGVLGPKSNAHGPNEFLHVPYAKKLTAAVAEVIAALPAAHRAGQQTPASA; encoded by the coding sequence ATGAACGCTCCACTGCACCGCGAAATGCCCGCCGGCCTGCTCGACGCCGGCCGCGCCCTGTCCGATGTCACCGCCCGGTGGGACGGCGACATCGTGCGCCAGATCACCGACTACATCGCCATCCCCGCCAAGTCGCCCGGCTTCGACAAGGACTGGGCCACCCACGGCCACATCGACACCGTGCTGCGCAACGCCGCGGCCTGGGTCGAGGCGCAGAAGGTCGAGGGGCTGACGCTGGAAGTCGTCCGGCTCGAGGGCCGCACGCCGGTCCTGTTCTTCGAGATCGCCGCCACCGGCACGCCGATGACCGACACGGTGCTGATGTACGGCCACCTCGACAAGCAGCCCGAGTTCACCGGCTGGCGCTCCGACCTCGGTCCCTGGACGCCGAAGTACGAGGACGGCAAGCTCTACGGCCGCGGCGGCGCCGACGACGGCTATGCGGTCTACGCCAGCATCGCCGCCGTGCAGGCCCTCAAGGCCCAGGGCGCGGCGCACCCGCGCATCGTCGGCCTGATCGAGACCTGCGAGGAAAGCGGCTCCTACGACCTGCTGCCCTACGTGAACGCCCTGCGCGACCGTCTGGGCGAGGTCGGCCTGGTGATCTGCCTGGATTCGGGCGCCGGCAACTACGACCAGCTCTGGCTGACGACCTCGCTGCGCGGCATGGCCGGCGGTTTGCTCAAGGTCGAGGTGCTGACCGAGGGCGTGCATTCGGGCGACGCGTCGGGCCTGGTGCCGTCGAGCTTTCGCATCATGCGACAGGTGCTCGACCGCCTGGAGGACAGCGCCACCGGCCGCCTGCTGCCCGCGAGCTTCCATTGCGAGGTGCCCCCCGACCGCCTGGCGCAGGCCCGGGTCACGGCCGCGATCCTCGGCGACGAGATCCACAAGCGCTTTCCCTGGGCGCACTACGACTGCGAGGGGTCGACCGCCTTCACCCTGCCCACCACCACCGACCCGGTCGAGGGACTGCTCAACCGCACCTGGAAGCCGACGCTGTCGGTGACCGGCGCCGACGGTTTCCCGGCCCTGAAGGACGCCGGCAACGTGCTGCGCCCCTACACCGCGTTCAAGCTGTCCCTGCGCCTGCCGCCGCTGGTCGATGCCGGCCAGGCGGTCCAGGAACTTAAGACGCTGCTGGAGGACAACGCGCCCTACCGGGCCAAGGTGACCTTCGAGGGCGGTGGCGGCGCCACCGGCTGGAACGCGCCGACGATCACGCCATGGTTCGAACGCGCGCTGGACGCCGCGTCGCTCGCGCACTTCGGCGCGCCCTGCGGCTACATCGGCCAGGGCGGCACGATCCCGCTGATGAACATGCTCAGCGAAGGCTTCCCCAAGGCGCAGATGATGGTGTGCGGCGTGCTGGGCCCGAAGAGCAACGCCCACGGTCCCAACGAGTTCCTGCACGTGCCGTACGCGAAGAAGCTGACGGCCGCCGTGGCCGAGGTGATCGCAGCCCTGCCGGCGGCACATCGCGCCGGGCAGCAGACGCCCGCTTCGGCCTGA
- the metW gene encoding methionine biosynthesis protein MetW, whose translation MSDAGLQRLVARLVPEGARVLDLGCGDGALLDLLQRERGCTGYGVEIADGNVLQCVRRGVDVLQLNLDEGLAMFDDASFDVVLQIDTLQHLRNAEVMLRETARVGRLGIVAFPNFAHWPNRLSVARGRMPVTRRLPYEWYDTPNIRVGTFKDFEALAHKNRLRVLDAFGVQQGREVRWLPNARAGTAVFRLERG comes from the coding sequence ATGAGCGATGCCGGCCTCCAGCGCCTCGTCGCCCGTCTGGTGCCCGAGGGCGCGCGCGTGCTCGACCTGGGCTGCGGCGACGGCGCCCTGCTCGACCTGCTGCAGCGCGAGCGCGGCTGCACCGGCTACGGCGTGGAGATCGCCGACGGCAACGTGCTGCAGTGCGTGCGCCGCGGCGTCGACGTGCTGCAGCTCAACCTCGACGAGGGCCTGGCGATGTTCGACGACGCCTCGTTCGACGTCGTGCTGCAGATCGACACGCTCCAGCACCTGCGCAATGCCGAGGTCATGTTGCGCGAGACCGCGCGCGTCGGTCGCCTGGGCATCGTCGCCTTTCCCAACTTCGCGCACTGGCCCAATCGCCTGAGCGTCGCGCGCGGGCGCATGCCCGTGACGCGGCGCCTGCCCTACGAGTGGTACGACACGCCCAACATCCGCGTGGGCACCTTCAAGGATTTCGAGGCGCTGGCGCACAAGAACCGACTGCGCGTGCTCGATGCCTTCGGCGTGCAGCAGGGTCGCGAGGTGCGTTGGCTGCCCAACGCGCGCGCGGGCACGGCGGTCTTCAGGCTGGAGCGGGGCTGA
- the lptC gene encoding LPS export ABC transporter periplasmic protein LptC codes for MKPRRPIGKVARDALDRGTLYLPVILTACLALGTYWLARNAPKLLEPTVARPVTHEPDYFMRDFVVKNFLPTGELRSELFGKEGRHYPDNDTLEVDQMRMRSVSPLGLVTRATADRSLSNGDGSEIQLFGNAIVVRDAATGPSGQALPRLEFRGEFLHAFVNTERVRSHKPVTLIRGADRFTSDTMDYDNLSGVANLQGRVQGVLMPSPAALAAARR; via the coding sequence ATGAAACCGCGCCGACCGATCGGCAAGGTGGCGCGGGACGCGCTCGACCGCGGCACGCTCTACCTGCCGGTCATCCTGACCGCCTGCCTCGCGCTGGGCACCTACTGGTTGGCGCGCAACGCCCCCAAGCTGCTCGAACCCACCGTCGCGCGTCCCGTCACGCACGAGCCCGACTACTTCATGCGCGACTTCGTCGTGAAGAATTTCCTGCCGACCGGTGAACTGCGCAGCGAGCTGTTCGGCAAGGAAGGCCGGCACTATCCCGACAACGACACGCTGGAGGTCGACCAGATGCGCATGCGCTCGGTGTCGCCGCTGGGCCTGGTCACCCGCGCCACGGCCGACCGCAGCCTGTCCAACGGCGACGGCAGCGAGATCCAGCTCTTCGGCAACGCCATCGTCGTGCGCGACGCCGCCACCGGACCGAGCGGCCAGGCGTTGCCACGCCTGGAGTTCCGGGGTGAATTCCTGCACGCCTTCGTCAACACCGAACGCGTGCGATCGCACAAGCCGGTCACGCTCATCCGTGGCGCCGACCGCTTCACCTCCGACACGATGGATTACGACAACCTCAGCGGCGTCGCGAACCTGCAGGGCCGCGTGCAGGGTGTCCTCATGCCGTCTCCGGCCGCGCTGGCCGCGGCACGGCGCTGA
- a CDS encoding YigZ family protein codes for MAWTLAGAVHSELVIRRSRFVGCVQPVADRAVALMVVEGLRRAHPGAAHVCWALMAGGQSAANDDGEPGGTAGRPMLEVLRHQDLEGVLATVVRYFGGVKLGAGGLVRAYTDAVAQALLGADKRPLRRLRSLACAVPYALEGSLRRELAAAGALLLTVEHGSLVRLAFDIEDTAAEALRARIDDATQGRAGWVD; via the coding sequence GTGGCGTGGACGCTGGCCGGTGCCGTCCACAGCGAGCTCGTCATCCGCAGGAGCCGCTTCGTCGGCTGCGTGCAACCCGTGGCCGACCGTGCCGTGGCGCTCATGGTCGTCGAGGGCCTGCGTCGCGCGCATCCCGGCGCCGCGCACGTGTGCTGGGCCCTGATGGCCGGGGGCCAGTCGGCCGCCAACGACGACGGCGAGCCCGGCGGCACCGCCGGCCGGCCGATGCTGGAGGTGCTGCGCCACCAGGACCTCGAAGGCGTGCTGGCCACCGTGGTGCGCTACTTCGGGGGCGTGAAGCTGGGCGCCGGCGGGCTGGTGCGGGCCTATACCGACGCCGTGGCGCAGGCCCTGTTGGGCGCCGACAAGCGACCGCTGCGCCGCCTGCGGTCGCTCGCCTGCGCCGTGCCCTATGCGCTCGAAGGCTCGCTGCGGCGCGAGCTCGCCGCCGCCGGGGCCCTGCTGCTGACGGTGGAGCATGGCTCGCTGGTGCGCCTGGCGTTCGACATCGAGGACACCGCCGCCGAGGCGCTGCGCGCGCGCATCGACGACGCCACGCAGGGCCGGGCCGGCTGGGTCGACTGA
- a CDS encoding RNA-binding protein, with protein MGNKLYVGNLPYSVRDGDLEQAFGQFGSVTSAKVMMERDTGRSKGFGFVEMGSDAEAQAAIGGMNGQPLGGRSVVVNEARPMEARPPRSGGGGGYGGGGGGYGGSGGGGGYGGGGSGGGGYGGGNSGGGGYGGGGRSGGGGGGGYGGGGGGGYGGRGGGGGGGDGGFRSPYGSGPRGGGRSGGGNGGGGGGYGGNGGGGY; from the coding sequence ATGGGCAACAAACTGTACGTCGGCAACCTGCCGTATTCGGTGCGCGATGGCGACCTCGAACAGGCCTTCGGTCAATTCGGCTCGGTCACCAGCGCCAAGGTCATGATGGAACGCGACACCGGTCGCTCCAAGGGCTTCGGCTTCGTCGAGATGGGCAGCGATGCCGAGGCGCAGGCCGCCATCGGCGGCATGAACGGCCAGCCACTCGGCGGCCGCAGCGTGGTGGTCAACGAGGCGCGGCCGATGGAAGCACGTCCGCCGCGCAGCGGTGGCGGCGGTGGCTATGGCGGCGGCGGCGGCGGATACGGCGGCAGCGGTGGTGGGGGAGGTTACGGCGGCGGTGGCAGCGGCGGCGGTGGTTATGGCGGCGGCAACAGCGGCGGCGGCGGCTACGGCGGCGGTGGCCGCAGCGGCGGCGGTGGCGGTGGTGGCTATGGCGGCGGCGGCGGTGGTGGGTACGGCGGTCGCGGCGGTGGCGGCGGTGGTGGCGACGGCGGTTTCCGCAGCCCCTACGGCTCCGGTCCCCGTGGCGGCGGTCGCAGCGGTGGCGGAAATGGCGGCGGCGGCGGCGGTTACGGCGGCAACGGCGGCGGCGGCTACTGA
- a CDS encoding SDR family oxidoreductase, producing the protein MPGAAPLVFITGASSGIGQALARRYHDAGWRLALTARRTGEIEAWATAQGIVDCGIYGADVADVDAIVAAGATCIARQGVPDVVIANAGISIGVDTAERGDIDVFARVLAVNNTGLIATFHPFVAAMTARGSGRLVGIGSVAAIRGLPGHGAYCASKAAVVAYCESLRGELRGSGVRVVTICPGYIDTPLTRRNRYAMPFLMPVDAFAEQAFRTIEAGASYRVIPWQMGVVARLMRGLPNAVFDRLAQGRGRKRRLGE; encoded by the coding sequence ATGCCGGGCGCCGCTCCGCTGGTCTTCATCACGGGTGCGTCCAGCGGCATCGGCCAGGCGTTGGCGCGGCGCTACCACGACGCGGGCTGGCGGCTCGCGCTGACGGCGCGGCGCACCGGCGAGATCGAGGCCTGGGCGACGGCTCAGGGCATCGTCGATTGCGGCATCTACGGCGCGGACGTGGCCGACGTCGACGCCATCGTCGCGGCCGGCGCCACCTGCATCGCGCGCCAGGGCGTGCCCGACGTCGTGATCGCCAACGCCGGCATCAGCATCGGCGTCGACACCGCCGAGCGCGGCGACATCGATGTCTTCGCGCGCGTCCTGGCCGTCAACAACACCGGCCTGATCGCGACCTTCCACCCGTTCGTGGCGGCCATGACGGCACGCGGCAGCGGGCGGCTGGTGGGCATCGGCAGCGTGGCCGCCATCCGCGGGTTGCCCGGTCATGGCGCCTACTGCGCCAGCAAGGCCGCGGTGGTCGCCTATTGCGAGAGCCTGCGTGGCGAGCTGCGTGGCTCGGGGGTGCGGGTCGTGACGATCTGCCCGGGCTACATTGACACCCCGCTCACGCGCCGCAACCGCTACGCCATGCCTTTCCTGATGCCGGTGGACGCCTTCGCCGAGCAGGCCTTCCGCACGATCGAGGCCGGCGCGAGCTACCGCGTCATTCCCTGGCAGATGGGCGTGGTCGCCCGTTTGATGCGCGGGCTGCCGAACGCCGTGTTCGATCGCTTGGCACAGGGTCGCGGCCGAAAGCGACGCCTGGGGGAGTGA
- a CDS encoding homoserine O-acetyltransferase codes for MSFAGPLALRSGAALRDYVLAYETYGTLDADGANAVLVCHALNASHHLAGVYAGQPKSEGWWDNMIGPGKPLDTDRFFVIGVNNLGSCFGSTGPMHVDPATGRVYGADFPVVTVEDWVDAQAGLLDALGIRTLAAVMGGSLGGMQALSWTLQYPQRVRHAVVVASAPNLTAENIAFNEVARRAIVTDPDFHGGHFYAHGVVPKRGLRIARMIGHITYLSDDVMNEKFGRELRGAVEGEIVGGGYRYSTQDVEFQIESYLRHQGDKFSEYFDANTYLLITRALDYFDPALAYGGSLAAAFARATAQFLLVSFTTDWRFSPARSREIAKALVDNRRRVSYAEIDAPHGHDAFLLDDVRYLGVVRSYFERVALELDAGARR; via the coding sequence ATGTCCTTCGCCGGTCCGCTGGCCCTGCGCAGCGGCGCGGCGCTGCGCGACTACGTGCTGGCCTACGAGACCTACGGCACGCTCGACGCCGACGGCGCCAACGCGGTGCTGGTGTGCCATGCGCTCAATGCCTCCCACCACCTGGCCGGTGTCTACGCGGGCCAGCCGAAGTCCGAGGGTTGGTGGGACAACATGATCGGGCCGGGCAAGCCGCTGGACACCGACCGCTTCTTCGTCATCGGCGTGAACAACCTGGGCTCGTGCTTCGGCTCGACCGGACCCATGCACGTCGATCCGGCGACCGGCCGCGTCTATGGCGCCGACTTCCCCGTCGTCACCGTGGAGGACTGGGTCGACGCCCAGGCCGGTCTGCTCGATGCACTGGGCATCCGCACGCTGGCCGCCGTCATGGGCGGCAGCCTGGGCGGCATGCAGGCGCTGTCGTGGACGCTGCAGTACCCGCAGCGCGTGCGCCATGCCGTCGTGGTGGCGAGCGCACCCAATCTCACGGCCGAGAACATCGCCTTCAACGAGGTCGCGCGGCGCGCCATCGTGACCGACCCGGACTTCCACGGCGGCCACTTCTACGCGCACGGCGTGGTGCCCAAGCGCGGCCTGCGCATCGCCCGCATGATCGGCCACATCACCTACCTGAGCGACGACGTCATGAACGAGAAGTTCGGCCGCGAGCTGCGCGGCGCCGTCGAGGGCGAGATCGTGGGTGGGGGCTACCGCTACTCGACGCAGGACGTGGAGTTCCAGATCGAGAGCTACCTGCGCCACCAGGGCGACAAGTTCAGCGAGTACTTCGATGCCAACACCTACCTCCTGATCACCCGTGCGCTGGACTATTTCGACCCCGCGCTGGCCTACGGCGGCAGCCTCGCGGCCGCCTTCGCGCGTGCCACCGCGCAGTTCCTGCTGGTGAGCTTCACCACCGACTGGCGCTTCTCGCCGGCGCGCAGCCGGGAGATCGCGAAGGCGCTGGTCGACAACCGGCGCCGCGTCAGCTATGCCGAGATCGACGCACCGCACGGCCACGACGCCTTCCTGCTCGACGACGTGCGCTACCTGGGCGTGGTGCGCTCCTACTTCGAGCGCGTGGCCCTGGAACTCGACGCGGGAGCCAGACGATGA
- a CDS encoding polymer-forming cytoskeletal protein translates to MASQSPFFGKREREPDNFNSSRPAPLVGGGSGLGATSVQPSASPLSSGGATAAATTPAPKEGSKLTVGPNIKLKGVEITDCDTLVVEGLVEATMDSRVIQISEQGEFKGSAHIDIAEIRGVFDGNLIVRDKLVIHATGRVTGKIRYGKIVIEEGGQLSGEISFGTSEGRKPSLQAA, encoded by the coding sequence TTGGCTTCACAGTCCCCCTTCTTCGGCAAGCGCGAACGCGAACCCGACAACTTCAACTCCTCCCGTCCCGCGCCCCTGGTGGGCGGCGGCAGCGGCCTCGGTGCGACGTCGGTGCAACCCTCCGCTTCCCCTCTCTCGAGCGGTGGCGCCACGGCCGCGGCGACCACGCCCGCGCCCAAGGAAGGCAGCAAGCTCACGGTCGGACCGAACATCAAGCTCAAGGGCGTGGAGATCACCGATTGCGACACGCTCGTGGTCGAGGGACTGGTCGAGGCGACGATGGACTCGCGCGTGATCCAGATCTCCGAACAGGGCGAATTCAAGGGCTCGGCCCACATCGACATCGCCGAGATCCGCGGCGTGTTCGACGGCAACCTGATCGTGCGCGACAAGCTCGTGATCCACGCCACCGGCCGCGTGACCGGCAAGATCCGCTACGGCAAGATCGTGATCGAGGAAGGCGGCCAGCTCTCCGGCGAGATCTCCTTCGGCACGTCCGAAGGCCGCAAGCCTTCGCTGCAGGCCGCCTGA